The following proteins come from a genomic window of Flavobacterium crocinum:
- a CDS encoding TlpA family protein disulfide reductase: protein MKIKSVLSIFIFTIFSASAYSQKVKLMNIGQLNERIKNGKDSTYVVNFWATWCAPCIKELPHFEKLSTEHKSEKLAVLLVSLDFKSKLESNVIPFVKKKNLKNEVFLLNESNPQEFIDRIDASWSGSIPATLFIKGDKRKFVESEFTYEQLLTEYKKL, encoded by the coding sequence ATGAAAATCAAATCAGTTCTCTCTATATTTATATTCACTATTTTTTCCGCTTCAGCATACAGTCAGAAAGTTAAACTGATGAATATCGGTCAGTTGAATGAAAGAATCAAAAACGGAAAAGACAGTACTTATGTTGTTAATTTTTGGGCAACATGGTGCGCTCCATGTATAAAAGAATTACCCCATTTTGAAAAATTAAGTACCGAACATAAATCAGAAAAACTGGCTGTTTTATTAGTGAGTCTTGATTTTAAATCCAAATTAGAATCGAATGTTATTCCGTTTGTGAAAAAGAAAAATCTAAAAAATGAAGTATTTCTTTTAAACGAAAGCAATCCGCAGGAATTCATTGACCGAATTGATGCAAGCTGGTCAGGAAGTATTCCGGCAACACTTTTTATAAAAGGAGACAAACGAAAATTTGTAGAAAGTGAATTTACCTATGAACAATTATTAACTGAATATAAAAAACTATAA
- a CDS encoding Imm19 family immunity protein: MNRKIQLDEISNNTFFWKFYFCWSRGCDHEKEINIDEVLEVVKTDETKAYEWERLFLNEEDIEENPRYIAEKINDNLNYAIEFQEYEINFFLNDIYIGNLGGHFEAWFFTLEELLAFEKYPELFLLFLPMTGIKEDQRVILKPFISKHLELIPKFETHSEYIADCILNGLIMESGFSEIEGVGMTNNQNHSVRNIDVYPRYRENVIELNKILVSFKIP; this comes from the coding sequence ATGAATAGAAAAATTCAACTAGACGAAATCAGTAATAACACTTTTTTCTGGAAATTTTATTTCTGCTGGTCAAGAGGTTGCGATCATGAAAAAGAAATAAACATTGATGAGGTTCTGGAAGTAGTAAAAACAGATGAAACGAAAGCATATGAATGGGAAAGATTGTTTCTTAATGAAGAAGATATAGAAGAAAATCCAAGATACATTGCAGAAAAAATCAATGATAATTTAAATTACGCGATTGAATTCCAGGAGTATGAAATCAATTTTTTCCTTAATGATATTTATATTGGAAATCTGGGCGGACATTTTGAAGCGTGGTTTTTTACTTTAGAAGAATTATTAGCATTTGAAAAATATCCTGAATTATTTCTTCTTTTTTTGCCAATGACAGGAATTAAAGAAGATCAAAGAGTTATTCTAAAACCGTTTATTTCCAAACACCTTGAATTAATTCCAAAATTTGAAACTCATTCTGAATATATAGCCGATTGTATTTTAAATGGTTTAATTATGGAATCCGGATTTTCAGAAATAGAAGGAGTTGGGATGACCAATAATCAGAATCATAGTGTAAGGAATATTGATGTTTATCCACGTTATAGGGAAAATGTAATTGAATTGAATAAGATTTTAGTTTCTTTTAAAATTCCGTAG
- a CDS encoding DKNYY domain-containing protein, with protein sequence MIKDLGHGYKIIDNKFILCYDSEVFKKFYKTIDFETFVIVATNAEFDNDGFASTIYFADKNHVYIQSAFTAFSIIEDAKPDNFKIIDIQKGYTFSNGNYYRHDDKMPFDLSKAKHLNNYHIQVEDQLYFGDVKRIENVDLESFTIPHPELIENLAMDKDHVFFRGEIIPEADPKTFKILDECLDGTYYLECDNAFYAKDNKQAYFIRTISNEVKAIKSKSLNDFHFKVINERGYAFDKEYSYYMGKRTKL encoded by the coding sequence ATGATAAAAGATTTAGGACACGGTTATAAAATTATAGACAATAAATTTATTCTTTGTTATGACAGTGAAGTGTTTAAAAAGTTTTATAAAACAATTGACTTTGAGACTTTTGTAATAGTTGCCACTAACGCAGAATTTGATAATGATGGTTTTGCTTCTACAATCTATTTTGCAGATAAAAATCATGTTTATATCCAAAGTGCTTTTACCGCTTTTTCAATAATAGAAGATGCAAAACCAGATAATTTTAAAATCATAGACATTCAAAAAGGATATACTTTCTCCAACGGAAACTATTATCGCCACGATGATAAAATGCCTTTTGATCTTAGTAAAGCAAAACATCTTAACAACTATCACATTCAAGTTGAGGATCAACTGTATTTTGGAGATGTAAAACGAATTGAAAATGTCGATTTGGAATCTTTTACAATTCCACATCCTGAATTAATCGAAAATCTGGCAATGGATAAAGATCATGTTTTCTTTAGAGGAGAGATAATTCCGGAAGCAGATCCAAAAACATTTAAAATATTGGACGAATGCTTAGACGGTACTTATTATCTGGAATGCGATAATGCATTTTATGCCAAAGACAATAAACAAGCTTATTTCATCAGAACAATAAGTAATGAAGTGAAAGCAATAAAATCGAAAAGTCTGAATGATTTTCACTTTAAAGTGATCAACGAAAGAGGATATGCTTTTGATAAAGAATACAGTTACTATATGGGAAAAAGAACCAAACTCTAA
- a CDS encoding DUF1963 domain-containing protein, giving the protein MKNETFDIIELRPATKHYYGDSVEVAEILLEDGLLVKASTIDIPLGHSRYGGPIADLPKDFPYPDDLRFAGQLDLKQIAPHDKLGLLPKTGHLFFFADIMEDKGLVVYADIDNSELVRVVKDHEDNFFEGVLIKEAFANTEKLTSRYRQPEYEDEEEYTNDEGVLWDYFAGSETSKIFGIFTHCQWQEEEILEVVNSDKVVLLQIGENGFNDEGVFSVLIDKNDLKNLNFSNCEFHWGQS; this is encoded by the coding sequence ATGAAAAACGAAACATTTGACATCATAGAATTACGTCCGGCAACAAAACATTATTATGGAGACAGTGTAGAAGTAGCAGAGATTTTACTTGAAGATGGATTATTGGTAAAAGCCAGTACAATTGATATTCCGCTGGGACATTCCCGTTATGGAGGACCAATTGCAGATCTTCCAAAAGATTTTCCATATCCAGATGATTTGCGTTTTGCAGGTCAGTTGGATTTAAAACAAATTGCTCCACATGATAAATTGGGGCTTTTACCTAAAACCGGACATTTATTCTTTTTTGCCGATATTATGGAAGATAAAGGACTTGTAGTTTATGCAGATATAGATAACAGCGAATTGGTAAGAGTAGTAAAAGACCATGAAGACAATTTCTTTGAAGGTGTTTTAATCAAAGAAGCTTTTGCTAATACCGAAAAATTGACAAGCCGTTATCGTCAGCCTGAATACGAAGATGAAGAAGAATATACCAACGATGAAGGTGTATTATGGGATTATTTTGCAGGAAGCGAAACTTCTAAAATATTCGGAATCTTTACACATTGCCAGTGGCAGGAAGAAGAAATATTAGAAGTTGTCAATTCAGATAAAGTAGTGCTTCTGCAGATTGGAGAAAACGGTTTTAATGACGAAGGTGTTTTCAGCGTTTTAATTGATAAAAATGATTTGAAGAATCTGAATTTCAGTAACTGTGAATTTCACTGGGGACAATCATAA
- a CDS encoding SMI1/KNR4 family protein has translation MNYIQKIKRLYNLSENENYGFSEAEILELEKDLESALPAKLKEYYLELGKEENLNYAYNRLLKPEEEIGFSDDNFLVIYEENQNVAIWGIKKEELKLDNPPVYGNYDTIEKSEWEIETQTTEDFFLFMGVYNGTLGGLQYNGNYIGDIDAEIVKVVEEKWTFVPEISRDNQKVYTDDFYDIISLSFDKDNNCTASFIGSSDQERFDAILDIIDIDWSYLSYDDEDYDEEDEEY, from the coding sequence ATGAATTATATTCAAAAGATTAAACGCCTTTATAATCTTTCCGAAAATGAAAACTACGGATTTTCAGAAGCCGAAATCCTTGAACTTGAAAAGGATTTAGAAAGTGCTCTTCCAGCAAAACTTAAAGAATACTATCTGGAATTAGGAAAAGAAGAAAATCTCAATTATGCCTATAATCGATTGCTGAAACCTGAAGAGGAAATAGGATTTTCGGATGATAACTTTTTAGTTATTTATGAAGAAAATCAGAATGTCGCGATTTGGGGAATCAAAAAGGAAGAATTAAAACTGGATAACCCGCCGGTTTACGGAAATTATGATACAATCGAGAAATCGGAATGGGAAATTGAAACACAAACTACAGAAGACTTCTTTTTATTTATGGGAGTTTACAATGGAACTTTAGGCGGTTTACAATACAACGGAAATTATATTGGTGACATTGATGCTGAAATAGTAAAAGTAGTTGAGGAAAAATGGACTTTCGTGCCCGAAATCAGCAGAGACAATCAAAAAGTATATACAGATGATTTTTATGATATAATCAGTTTGTCTTTTGATAAGGATAATAATTGCACGGCTTCTTTTATTGGAAGTAGCGATCAAGAGCGTTTTGATGCTATTTTGGATATTATAGATATTGACTGGTCTTATCTTTCGTATGATGATGAGGATTATGATGAAGAAGACGAAGAGTATTAA
- a CDS encoding immunity 26/phosphotriesterase HocA family protein encodes MEKIVFELNNEQRKYLGLLPVESDWELVKLKDMYLYFDKEDIVRKKITVSENQYLEQELYEKTTDNRTILLPKTTKGKPKKLNFTATQSFSPFGVYLSFFSDYLSISNYTTQTSYFSTNLEDKTINGFKEWLNKWQKETTNDDLLDIENFKLSKRLNCKFKEGDFFSFKIGRRNWGFGRILMDVAKLRKNQDFEANKNYGLKNLMGRPLIVKVYHKISDTENIDLNELLSCDALPSQAIMDNHFFYGQNKIIGHKVLEYSDLDPLISYGKSINNNDRGTVYLQYGLIYKEVDVYKFDKYLISRGKTKNGLYETSLYRNEGIGFGLDIDELNECILEESNNPYWNGNDYMRKRDLRSPENFEFKKEIFSFFGLDANKSYEENLKL; translated from the coding sequence ATGGAAAAAATAGTATTTGAACTAAATAATGAGCAAAGGAAATATCTAGGACTACTGCCAGTTGAAAGTGATTGGGAGTTAGTAAAACTAAAAGATATGTATTTGTATTTTGATAAAGAAGATATTGTAAGAAAGAAAATAACTGTTTCGGAGAATCAATATCTTGAACAGGAACTTTACGAAAAGACAACAGATAATAGAACTATTCTTTTGCCAAAAACAACAAAAGGTAAACCAAAGAAGTTGAATTTTACCGCTACACAATCATTTAGCCCATTTGGTGTTTATTTAAGCTTTTTTAGTGATTATTTGTCTATTTCGAATTATACAACGCAAACTAGTTATTTTTCAACTAATCTTGAAGACAAAACTATTAATGGTTTTAAAGAATGGCTGAATAAATGGCAAAAAGAAACTACAAATGATGATTTGCTTGATATAGAGAATTTTAAATTATCAAAACGCCTTAATTGTAAATTCAAAGAAGGTGACTTCTTTAGCTTTAAAATTGGCAGAAGGAATTGGGGATTTGGAAGAATTTTAATGGATGTTGCTAAACTTCGAAAAAATCAGGATTTTGAAGCTAATAAAAATTATGGATTGAAGAATCTAATGGGAAGACCTTTGATTGTTAAGGTTTACCATAAAATATCTGACACTGAAAATATAGATCTGAATGAATTATTGAGTTGTGATGCTTTACCATCGCAAGCTATAATGGATAATCATTTTTTTTACGGACAGAATAAGATTATTGGACATAAAGTATTAGAATATTCTGATTTAGATCCTTTGATTTCTTATGGCAAAAGTATTAATAATAATGATAGAGGTACTGTTTATTTACAATATGGTTTGATATATAAAGAAGTTGATGTATACAAATTTGATAAATACTTAATTTCAAGGGGAAAAACAAAAAACGGATTATATGAAACTAGTCTATATAGAAATGAGGGTATTGGTTTTGGTTTAGATATCGATGAATTAAATGAATGTATTTTAGAAGAATCAAACAATCCTTATTGGAATGGAAATGATTACATGAGAAAAAGGGATTTGCGTAGTCCAGAAAACTTCGAATTTAAAAAAGAGATTTTTTCATTTTTTGGACTAGATGCAAATAAAAGTTATGAGGAGAATTTAAAATTATAA
- a CDS encoding DsbA family protein: MNENKTNPFLCDPVSGTCEMPVGESSNENVTIKSENKPVKIIYYTDPICSSCWGIEPQLRKLKLEYGNYFEIDYRMGGLLPDWSYNSGGISKPSDVAHHWDEASLYYEMPIDGDVWLEDPLNSSYPSCIAMKSAQIQSKEKAVKFMRILREKLYLEKKNIAKWENIAEAGKLAGLDPEKLKKNYEGDAKKLFEEDLKLAKSLGVRGFPTLFFSDGNTNQLTVYGSKPYSAYENALLALYPEARKEKFVSKNTLSIFEVYPTLAPKEYAIIQDISVKDATIILEELYSKGKLNKKTIKNGSLYSVK; the protein is encoded by the coding sequence ATGAACGAAAACAAAACCAATCCGTTTTTATGTGATCCTGTGAGCGGAACCTGTGAAATGCCTGTTGGCGAATCATCCAATGAAAATGTTACTATCAAATCCGAAAATAAACCTGTAAAAATTATCTATTATACTGATCCTATCTGTTCTTCTTGTTGGGGAATCGAACCTCAGCTTCGCAAATTAAAACTGGAATATGGCAATTATTTCGAAATTGATTACCGTATGGGTGGATTATTACCCGACTGGAGTTATAACAGCGGAGGAATCAGCAAACCCTCTGACGTAGCGCATCATTGGGATGAAGCAAGTTTATATTACGAAATGCCAATTGACGGCGATGTTTGGCTGGAAGATCCTTTGAATTCTTCTTATCCTTCTTGTATTGCAATGAAATCGGCACAAATTCAGAGTAAGGAAAAAGCGGTAAAATTTATGCGAATCCTTCGCGAGAAATTATATCTGGAAAAGAAAAATATTGCCAAATGGGAAAACATAGCTGAGGCAGGAAAACTTGCGGGTCTTGATCCTGAAAAACTAAAAAAAAATTATGAGGGCGATGCCAAAAAGCTTTTTGAAGAAGATTTAAAACTAGCAAAATCACTTGGTGTCAGAGGGTTTCCAACCTTATTTTTTTCTGATGGAAATACAAATCAATTAACAGTTTATGGTTCTAAACCTTATTCTGCTTATGAAAATGCTTTATTGGCTTTATATCCCGAAGCCAGAAAAGAAAAATTCGTTTCTAAAAATACCTTATCGATTTTCGAAGTTTATCCAACTTTAGCTCCAAAAGAATATGCGATTATTCAGGATATTTCTGTTAAGGATGCTACAATTATTCTGGAAGAATTATACAGTAAAGGAAAATTAAATAAGAAAACCATAAAGAATGGTTCTCTTTATTCTGTAAAATAA
- the tnpA gene encoding IS200/IS605 family transposase, which translates to MANTYTQLHIQFVFAVKYRKALIAPEWKDKLHKYITGIIQSHQHKMLCINSMPDHIHIFIGMRPTQSISSLMQNVKSETTKWIKEQKLCANFAWQEGYGAFSYSRSHVSNVIRYIENQEQHHKKETFLEEYQKQLRAFEIEYDDRYIFKEPIQ; encoded by the coding sequence ATGGCAAATACGTACACACAATTACATATACAATTTGTTTTTGCAGTAAAATATAGAAAAGCATTAATTGCACCGGAATGGAAAGATAAATTGCATAAATATATTACAGGTATAATTCAGTCACATCAGCATAAAATGTTGTGTATAAATAGTATGCCTGATCATATTCATATATTTATCGGAATGAGACCAACACAGTCTATTTCGTCTCTTATGCAAAATGTAAAATCTGAAACAACAAAATGGATTAAAGAGCAAAAGTTATGTGCAAATTTTGCATGGCAGGAAGGATATGGAGCATTTTCATATTCAAGAAGTCATGTATCGAATGTCATTAGATACATAGAAAATCAGGAACAGCATCATAAAAAAGAAACATTTTTAGAGGAATATCAAAAGCAATTGAGAGCTTTTGAAATAGAATATGATGATAGATATATTTTTAAAGAGCCAATTCAATAA
- a CDS encoding PrgI family protein gives MMDNLNFIDPLLHGITPEPNKNLNLSVKQMVFAGVGALVASAVLKKTGHPKASAVVGSIALPILASACYKKYSQVTKEKIDAKSSSGIEYNH, from the coding sequence ATGATGGACAATTTGAATTTCATAGACCCACTTTTACACGGTATCACTCCTGAACCAAATAAAAATCTTAATCTTTCTGTAAAACAAATGGTCTTTGCAGGTGTAGGAGCGCTTGTTGCTTCGGCTGTTTTAAAAAAGACAGGTCATCCAAAAGCCAGTGCAGTTGTCGGAAGTATTGCCTTGCCAATTTTAGCTTCTGCATGTTATAAAAAATACAGTCAGGTAACGAAAGAAAAAATCGATGCTAAATCTAGCAGTGGTATCGAATACAATCATTAA
- a CDS encoding SpoIIAA family protein: MIHQIDTTDNVVAFRALAEVTKDDFLTAVVPAVEHLVKQINEINFLLVLDTDIQNFTAGAWLQDALLGLEHLGKWNRAAIVTDTDEIISFTNGFSFIIPGEFRGYKRVEFNKALNWVEGNIS, from the coding sequence ATGATACATCAAATTGACACTACCGATAATGTTGTAGCCTTTAGAGCTTTGGCAGAAGTAACAAAAGACGATTTTTTAACAGCAGTAGTTCCTGCTGTTGAGCATCTGGTAAAACAGATAAACGAAATTAATTTTCTACTGGTTTTAGACACCGATATTCAGAATTTCACTGCGGGAGCCTGGCTTCAGGACGCCCTTCTTGGATTAGAACATCTTGGAAAATGGAACAGAGCCGCAATTGTAACAGATACCGATGAAATCATATCTTTCACAAACGGATTCAGTTTTATTATTCCAGGTGAATTTCGAGGATATAAAAGAGTAGAATTCAATAAGGCATTAAACTGGGTAGAAGGAAATATTTCTTAA
- a CDS encoding metallophosphoesterase family protein — protein sequence MPTKVISFLKIFVFISFSICSLNAQKKQNLNGTQIAFLSDVHLQDLFGGFSDSDYKGVLNPKTGQYALVRTMSSQLHSTRIFNENYFAFLAALEDIAKRKIKYVALPGDYTDDGQPIHVRGLAKILDEYQKNYGIEFFITTGNHDPVGPFAQESGKEDFLGKEGKSQPIYSKDGMYKPNLQIEQPIVITADIAKMGYLGITDNLKNFGFHPKKNYKFWATPFSNYTNENYSFEKALESSKLFNRMYEVTPGYQVPDVSYVVEPIDGLWLMAIDGNVYIPKKMNGDPKDSKSYSEASTGYNNVLSNKKHLIKWVSAISAQAKKQGKTLVAFSHFPIIDFNDDASAEIKELLGPNKWQLNRVPVEEVAQVFADAGLKIHFGGHMHINDTGVRTTQKGNTLVNIQTPSLAAYIPAYKLLTLKKDNVVDIQTITIDNVPRYDELFDLYKMEYQFLESQNSKDIWNIDILKTKNYHDFTDFHLKELVRLRFLKDDWPVAFKDFLLNVSAKDLLVLANVQSDSDFDFILNNKSQFEKEWKTAETKSEQILVQNKLKSEDFSWTGKDLLIDFYRFRSADELAFADVSEKRVVSYKVLSKLFLESKEDASKPLQKQMKLFFVIFNKFMHEVPADHFTVNLHTGEINRKER from the coding sequence ATGCCTACTAAAGTTATTTCTTTTCTGAAAATATTTGTCTTTATTTCTTTTTCTATTTGTTCGTTAAATGCACAGAAGAAACAAAACCTGAACGGAACGCAAATTGCCTTTTTATCTGATGTGCATCTTCAGGATTTATTTGGAGGTTTCTCAGATTCAGATTATAAAGGAGTTTTAAATCCGAAGACAGGACAATACGCGTTGGTACGAACTATGTCTTCTCAACTTCATTCCACACGAATTTTTAATGAAAATTATTTTGCCTTTTTAGCGGCATTGGAAGATATCGCCAAGCGAAAGATAAAATACGTCGCACTTCCCGGAGATTATACAGATGATGGCCAGCCAATTCATGTTCGCGGTTTGGCAAAGATTTTAGATGAATATCAAAAAAACTACGGAATAGAATTTTTTATTACTACAGGAAATCATGACCCAGTTGGACCCTTTGCACAAGAATCTGGCAAAGAAGATTTTTTAGGAAAAGAAGGTAAAAGTCAGCCCATTTATAGCAAAGACGGCATGTATAAGCCCAATCTACAAATTGAACAGCCTATTGTCATAACAGCCGATATTGCTAAAATGGGTTATTTAGGAATTACAGATAATTTGAAAAACTTCGGTTTTCACCCTAAGAAAAATTATAAATTCTGGGCAACTCCATTTTCTAACTATACAAACGAGAATTATTCGTTTGAAAAGGCATTAGAAAGTTCAAAATTATTTAACCGAATGTATGAGGTAACGCCTGGTTATCAAGTTCCGGATGTGAGTTATGTGGTAGAACCAATTGATGGACTTTGGTTAATGGCAATTGATGGAAACGTTTATATTCCGAAGAAAATGAATGGTGATCCAAAAGATTCTAAAAGTTATTCTGAAGCCAGTACGGGTTATAATAATGTACTTTCAAACAAAAAACATCTGATTAAATGGGTTTCAGCCATTTCGGCGCAAGCCAAAAAACAAGGAAAAACTTTAGTAGCCTTTAGCCATTTTCCAATTATTGATTTTAATGATGATGCTTCCGCAGAAATAAAAGAATTACTAGGGCCAAATAAATGGCAATTAAACCGAGTTCCGGTTGAAGAAGTTGCTCAGGTTTTTGCCGATGCTGGCTTAAAGATTCACTTTGGCGGACACATGCATATTAATGATACAGGAGTTAGAACAACTCAAAAAGGAAATACTTTGGTTAATATTCAAACACCGTCGCTTGCTGCTTATATTCCAGCCTATAAATTACTGACTTTAAAGAAAGATAATGTTGTAGATATTCAAACCATCACAATTGATAATGTTCCGAGATACGATGAATTGTTTGATTTGTATAAAATGGAATATCAGTTTTTAGAAAGTCAGAACTCTAAAGATATTTGGAATATAGATATTCTAAAGACTAAAAATTATCATGATTTTACCGATTTTCATTTAAAGGAATTAGTTCGTTTACGCTTTTTAAAAGACGATTGGCCTGTTGCTTTTAAAGATTTTCTTTTGAATGTTTCGGCAAAAGATTTATTAGTTTTAGCGAATGTACAATCTGATTCCGATTTTGATTTTATCTTGAACAATAAAAGTCAGTTTGAGAAAGAGTGGAAAACAGCTGAAACAAAATCAGAGCAAATTTTGGTTCAAAACAAACTTAAAAGTGAAGATTTTAGTTGGACAGGAAAAGATCTTTTAATTGATTTTTATCGTTTTAGAAGTGCTGATGAATTGGCTTTTGCCGATGTTTCGGAAAAGAGAGTGGTATCTTATAAAGTTTTATCAAAGCTTTTTTTAGAATCTAAAGAGGATGCATCAAAACCTTTGCAAAAGCAGATGAAATTGTTTTTCGTAATTTTCAATAAATTCATGCATGAAGTACCTGCTGATCATTTTACAGTTAATCTTCATACTGGTGAGATTAACCGCAAAGAGCGCTAA
- a CDS encoding HAD family hydrolase yields MVKCIIFDCDGVLVDTEKIGNGILLEMASEHGFQMELEDAYHLFNGRSLKDCFLQIENGIGKKLPQDFESNYRDRSFKAFEKETKPMEGIVDFLDNLKIPYCTASSGPLEKIRLNLGLAGLLDRFEGRIFSSYIIKSWKPDPGIFLHAAKEMGFNVEDCVVIEDSVAGVQAGINGGFKVFGFANGFNNEDLKNEGAILFHSYDELKILLEL; encoded by the coding sequence ATGGTTAAATGTATTATTTTCGATTGTGATGGTGTTTTGGTAGATACAGAAAAGATAGGTAACGGAATATTGCTTGAAATGGCATCTGAACACGGATTTCAAATGGAATTAGAAGATGCTTATCATCTTTTTAACGGCAGAAGTCTCAAAGATTGTTTTCTGCAGATCGAAAACGGAATCGGAAAGAAACTTCCTCAGGATTTTGAATCCAATTACAGAGATAGAAGTTTTAAAGCTTTCGAAAAAGAAACTAAACCTATGGAAGGTATTGTTGATTTTCTGGATAACCTTAAAATACCATATTGTACAGCCTCAAGCGGACCATTAGAAAAAATCAGACTTAATCTCGGACTTGCCGGTTTACTTGACAGATTTGAAGGCAGAATATTTAGTTCGTACATTATTAAAAGCTGGAAACCGGATCCGGGAATTTTTCTGCATGCTGCTAAAGAAATGGGGTTTAATGTAGAAGACTGCGTTGTAATAGAAGATAGTGTTGCAGGCGTGCAAGCAGGAATAAACGGTGGCTTTAAAGTATTTGGTTTTGCGAACGGTTTTAACAACGAAGATTTAAAAAATGAGGGCGCAATTCTTTTTCATTCTTATGATGAATTAAAAATACTATTAGAACTTTAA
- a CDS encoding DUF4861 family protein gives MKKYFFFTAILAGTFTIQSQNKIITINNNLKVDREFETVELTKKILGLAADAKLENYAVKNLSNNSFLETQTVDNDGDGTMDVLLFQPKIKASCKQDFEILVGTNPNASKTISCYSRFVPERTDDYAWENNKVAFRTYGPVAQKMVEDNVPGGTLTSGIDAWLKRVEYPIINKWYEKTVNGTGSYHKDTGEGLDNFQVGPSRGVGGTAVNIDGKYYFSKNFISWKTITTGPIRTSFILTYADWDAKGNKITESKLISLDYGSQLSRFEINITGTKTVTAGLTLHDKKGTTGTNLKEGWLSYWEPIDDSEIGLGLVAPKGTLISFDNHVTDEKDLSNLYGNITVKNNKAIYYAGFGWKKGSPFQTKQEWEKYLSSFAEKINNPLTVKVKK, from the coding sequence TTGAAGAAGTACTTTTTTTTTACCGCAATTCTGGCTGGAACTTTTACAATTCAGTCGCAAAACAAAATCATCACAATCAACAATAACTTAAAAGTCGACAGAGAGTTTGAAACCGTTGAACTGACAAAGAAGATACTTGGATTAGCTGCAGATGCTAAACTTGAAAATTATGCTGTCAAAAATCTCAGTAATAACTCTTTCCTAGAAACACAAACTGTAGATAATGACGGCGACGGAACAATGGATGTTCTTTTATTTCAGCCCAAAATAAAAGCTTCTTGCAAACAGGATTTTGAAATTTTGGTTGGAACTAATCCGAATGCTTCTAAAACGATTAGCTGTTATTCTCGCTTTGTTCCTGAACGAACCGATGATTATGCTTGGGAAAACAATAAAGTGGCTTTTAGAACTTATGGTCCTGTTGCACAAAAAATGGTTGAAGATAATGTTCCAGGTGGTACTTTGACCAGCGGAATTGATGCCTGGCTAAAAAGAGTTGAATATCCAATCATTAATAAATGGTATGAAAAGACTGTTAACGGAACCGGAAGTTACCATAAAGATACCGGAGAAGGTTTAGACAATTTTCAGGTTGGGCCGAGTCGTGGCGTGGGCGGAACTGCTGTAAATATTGATGGAAAATATTATTTTTCTAAAAACTTCATTAGCTGGAAAACCATCACAACCGGACCAATCAGAACGAGTTTCATTCTAACTTATGCCGACTGGGATGCAAAAGGCAATAAAATAACAGAATCTAAACTAATTAGTTTGGATTATGGAAGTCAGCTTTCCCGTTTTGAAATTAATATTACAGGAACTAAAACTGTAACTGCCGGACTGACGCTTCATGATAAAAAAGGAACTACTGGAACAAACTTAAAAGAAGGCTGGTTAAGTTATTGGGAACCTATCGATGACTCTGAAATTGGTTTAGGTCTGGTTGCTCCAAAAGGTACTTTAATCAGTTTTGATAATCATGTTACGGACGAAAAAGACTTGAGCAACCTTTACGGAAACATCACTGTTAAAAACAATAAAGCCATCTATTATGCCGGTTTTGGATGGAAAAAAGGAAGTCCGTTTCAGACTAAGCAAGAATGGGAAAAATATTTAAGTTCTTTTGCAGAGAAGATTAATAATCCTTTGACTGTAAAAGTGAAAAAGTGA